TCCTTCTGGGGAGCGAAATGGTCGGGGATGAAGGCGATACGGTTTCTGTCAAAGACGTCCGCCGCACCTATCTTCTTAAACTCCTGTATCGCTATGGGGGCCGTAATGTCGTTAGCGAGGATGAGGTCGACCTTCGCGTTGATCAATTCGCCCGGAACGACTTCCTTCTTTCCGGTATGGGCAGCCAATATCTTCTCTGTGATCGTCATGTATCCTCCCGAGGACTCAACAGTAAGAGTTGTATTATATCCCTATGATGCCCACATTGACAAGGGTTTCAGGCGTGCTGCCGTCTTTCTCTTTGTCCATGAAAGAGAGAACAGGCGAAAAAAAGGTTATGCCCTTGAACAACCATGATCTGCATCAGGAACTTTTACTTTCTGTGAGGCTAATCTATATAATAAAAGAATACCCAATGAAGGACGGAACCGTGCAGAACGCTTTACTCGCGGACATATCCCGTAGTCGTGTTTTATAAGGTCTTGCTAAGAGCAGCCATCCTGCTCTCTGCCGTCATCTCTTGCGTGTCTTCGGAGGTCTTCGCAGAGACTCATCTGCCCGGGAATCACAATCCTCTAAAGGTATCTGACGGGGTTGCGGGTCGCCAAGGTGCTGTTGCGTGGTCGAAGGACGGCAAACGAATCGCGTTTATCAGGGATGGCCTGTTTCTCTACGATGTAGCCGGCAGGGAACAAAAACGGATAAAGATCAACGAGCCATATTACCTCTCCTGGGGGTCAGGTGACAGCCTCTTCGTTCTTTTTCGAAAGGAGGGGAGGAAGGCCCTCTGCCGGGTAGCTGCAGACAGTCTCGACAGTAAAGAGATAACTCTCGAGGGCGAGCCCGAGGCGGTCTTTCCCGTCTTCGACGACAGGAAGCTCCTCATCCTGTCTTCAGGGCTGAAGGCCACATCCATCGGCATGGAAGCATCTTACCGTCTGATGCTCCTCGATATCGAAAAGGGTACGGTAAGAACGTTATACGAAAGCTCGAGGATTCTCCCCACAAGAAATGCTGATATCGATTACGTAAGCGGATGGGTATATCCCGGAACGAATCCCTTCGATACGACGATCCTGACGATGGAGTTCGTCAAACCCCCGGCCTTTCCCCCTTATCTCAGGATAGGCACCACTGACTATGTCACGGGGAAGGCGAAAGAGATCGGCAGGGTCAGGCACAAGAAATTCTCTGTCCCGTCCAGCTGGTCGCCGGACGGCATGCGGCTTGCACTGCCCGATGAAGAGGAACACTTAAAAATTATTGACATGGCTGGCGGAGGAAAGGAAATAGACAATGAAGTTTTCGGTACGTTCCCCGCGTGGAACCCGAAGGGGAGCCAGATATTCTTTGGCGGGTATCTCTTGAGCGCCGACGGAAAGAAGAAGGAGGAACTCATTTCACAAGGACGGGAAAGCGTTGCGCTCTGGTCTCCCGACGGCACTAAAATGGCCCTTCTCTTTAGCGATGAACTCTGGCTCCTCGATAATTTCAGGCCCTCTCTCATCCCGCCAGACAGGACCTTTCCCGAGGACCTCTTCAAGACGGTCCTGCTCCTGAAGGAGCTTCTGCGTGAGGGTCTTCTCACCGAGACTGAATACGAGCATCGACACGGAGCGCTTCTCAAGGAACCCGGGGGGCCGCAGTGAACCGCGTTTTTCTCTCTATCTTCTTCCTTGCGGTGATGGGTGCGAGTTTCGGTTTGGCCTTTGCAGAAGAGTCCTGTCTTTCCTGTCACGAAGAAAAGACCCCGGGCATTGTGCGTTACTGGAAGGAGAGCATCCATTTCAAGAAGGAGGTGGGGTGCACCGACTGTCACGGCAATGACGCGGAAGCGAACCACAGGCGGGAGGTGATCGTGGATGCCGCGCGATGCGGCGCCTGCCACAAGAGGGCCTTCAGCGAACATAGCCTGAGCAAGCATGGGATCGGAGCGAAATCTGGACGTGGCTGTACACGGAATATCGGAAAGTCTTCCGTTACCGACGAGAGCTGCATCTTCTGCCATACGACAGGTTCGACAAAGCCTTTGGCGACCGCGCAGTGCGGGATGTTTCTCTCGCAGAGCCCGGAAATGCAGAGGCAGGGCTGCGATTCCTGTCATCGGGTAGAGTCGCGATGCGATACCTGCCATACGAAGCACGGAACAGACCTGACCCTGGCAAGGAAGCCAGAGACCTGCGGGACCTGCCATATGGGGCCCGACCATGCGCAGCTCGAGATGTGGGAATCGTCTTCTCACGGAGTCATTTACCGGCAGGGTGGAGAAAGGTCCGCCCCATCCTGCGCCACCTGCCACATGAACGGCGGGTCCCACAATGTGAGCAGGGGGATAACGGTCGGTCTGTCTGAAGAGGCTGCTGAGATAAAGAAGAGGGAACGGGATTTTATGCTCTCCGTCTGTTCCGGATGTCATACCGCAACCCTGGCACGGAGGAGTCTCGATGACGCCGACAAGGTTGAGCTGCAGAGCTGGGCACTTGTCGAAGAAGCCCGGAACATTGTAACGGAACTTAACAATGAGGGCCTTCTCGTGCCTTCGCCCTCTGAAAGGCCGCCACACCCGTTGTTCGGCAAGGACTTTGTCATCGGGCACCAGATGCTCTATGAGAATCTGTCCCTTGTCGAGAGCCTTTACTTTAAGATGAAACAGTTCTCCTATATGAGCGCGTATAAGGGCGCCTTTCACCAGAACCCTGACTATGCCCACTGGTACGGAAATGCGCCGCTCAAGTTGGCCCTCTCGGAGATAAAGAGCGAGGCATCTCTCTTGCGGCAGATGAATACCCTGAAAAAAAGGATCGAAAACCTCACCGGCGAGGCGGAGCCCCGGGAAGGAGAGGCCAGGGAAATAGAGAGGAGCCTCAGGGAACTCAGAGAGAAGAGACTAAGAGGAGAGATCTCGGAGAAGGAATATAGAGAGCTGAAGGAAAGCGTTTTAAAGGAAAAGGGACTTTGACTGCCTTGAAGGGGAAGCTCCGGCACATATGAAGGAAGGGAGAGAAGAGAGACAGGAAAAGCTCCCTATCGATGCCAAGCTCCTTTCTGAGGCTGTCATGGAGCTCAACATATCGAGGCGGAGTGTCAGTATCTATCCCCGCGAGCATCCGCTGACGAGAGGGGCTATCGAACGGGCATTTCAGCTCCTCCAGAGGCTTTTTGAGATCCGCGGCAGCATTACCCTCGGCATTGTAAAGGACACCCTCGTGATCGACGAGTATATCCTCGAAAGGAAGAACCCTGTCTTCAGGGAATTCGCCCATAACCTGAGCAGCCGGGGTATCGTAGCGATCACCTTTACTTCTGGAGTCAGTATGGAGGAACTCCTCTTACTCCATGAACTGATAACCATGCAGGATTCCCTTCCCGCGCAGGATATGATCGAGCTTGCGGGGCAGAGGGGTCTCACCCATATAAGCCTCTCTCCCCTCGACATGTCGAGGCTGCGCTTTGTCGAAGATCGCATGAGAGAAGGCGGCTCTGAAACTGATCTCTATGAAGACTATGTGTACGCCCTTCTCGAGGGCAAACTCGCCGACGGAGACGCCGAAGAGGTTGTCCTCAATGTCCCTCCCGGGAATATCGCCACTTTTCTTAATAATCGTCTGGATGAAGAAACATCGGGCGAGACATACGAAAGGGTGATCACGACATACCTCAAGGGGAAGGGTGAGCAGAAGTCCCGGGGCGAACTCTTCGCAAGGTTCGTCTCGCTCATTGAAGACCTCACTCCTGAACTGAAACAGCAGTTCCTGAGAAGAGCGGTCAGCACCGGTGTCATGGATTCAGGCGAAATCGACAGGTTGCTCGAGAAGCTTACGCTGGACGATCTCGAGCGAATGATGAACTTTTTCAAGGGGCATCCGACTCTCATACCGGAGAGTCTCAGAAATCTTATCGACAAACTTGGGGCCGCAAAAAAGGAAGGCGGATTCTTCGATACAGTGAGTTCTCAGAGAACGGTCGTCGATGATATCGAGATCGACGGAACCTTTAAGAGATTCTTCGCGGAAGACCAGTTTCAGAACTTCGTATCCGATGAATATCGGACGGAACTGGAACGGATGCTCGAGCACAGCGGCGGAAGGCGATCCGCCGCGGATGATGAACTGACCAGGGTATGCAGTGACGAGGTGATAGAAAAGGAGGTTGCCGAGGTGATGCTCGAACTCCTCGATGCCGACACCTTAAGCAGGGAGGTCTGCCTGATCATCCTCACGAAGCTTTCCGGATTGGTGGACGATTTCCTCGAGACAGGAAGGTTTCAGGAGATTTGTGATATCCACAACAGCCTCTATTCCCATGCCATCACCGGAAGGTTCAAGGAAGAGACATCGGGGATGGTCGACTACTTCTTCCGGTCAGAGAATTTCATAGCAAAGCTCATGGATGCCTTCAAGACCTGGGGCAGGCATAACCGGGAAGGGGTCTTCAGGCTTTCGAACGTCTTGAAACACTATGTCATGAGCCCTCTCTTTGATGCGCTTTCGGAGGAGACCGAGGCCGCGGTGAGGAAATTCCTCCTCGAAATTCTCGTCAGGCTCAGGGTCGGCGTAGTTCCCGAGGCGGCGAGGAGGCTCGGGGATGATCGCTGGTATGTGGTGCGGAACATGCTCTACCTCATACGGGAATGCGAGGGTTCAAAATATGTTTCGTTCGTGAGGCCCTTCGCGAAGCACGGGGACAGGCGGGTCTGCATGGAGGCGCTGAAGTCTCTGCTCGCCTTCAATTCCCCTGATGCCGTCGCCTATCTCAAGTTTTACCTGCGAAGTAATAATCAGGGATTAAGGGATCAGGCGATAGCGCTTGCAGGCTCCTACAGGACGAAAGAGGTCATTCCCTATCTCATAGACCTCCTTGAAAGAAAAGATCTCCTCGGCAGGGAGATGTATAACAAGATACCGGTAATCAGGGCGCTCGGCCAGATCGGGAGCCCAGCCGCCTTGGAGCCGCTCAGGAAACTGTACTGTTCAAAGACCCTCATTTACCGGGGCCTGATTGAAGAGATCAGGGAGGAGATCTTCAGGAGCCTCTCCAGCTACCCCCCTCATGCGCTGAAGGGACTTCTCGAACTCGGCCTTCGTTCGAAGAACAGGGAGATCAGAACAATAAGCGAAAGACTCCTCAGGGGTCACGGGAAGGAAGATGGAAAAAACAACTGAGCTGATATCCCACGTCATGACTGCCCTTTCCAACTCTGCCCTCTATTCGGGAGAACATCCTGTTGTCGATGAGTTTACGGGAAAGGCGATGAGTCTTCTCGATACCCTCTATCGCGATGACTCCCTGAGCATCACCCTGCTCGGCAATAGACTCGTCATGAACGACGCTCCCCTAAACGAGAAGAGCACGCACCTCGAAAACTTCATCAAGAGGCTCCGGAGAAAGGGGCTCGAAAGGATCATCATCAGAAAAGGGGTGGACCAGGGCGAGTTGAAGACCTTCATATCCCGCATGGCCTCCGAGGGGGATGTGACGTCAACCCCTCATCTATCAGTCGGGATAGTAGAGGTGAAGTTCAGGGACGAACGGGGAGATACGAGGGGTCTCATTGAGAACAATATCGCGAAGGTGAAAGAAACCTACCAGGGAATTTCAAAATTCAAGAGCCTCGAGATGGTCGGCCTGGAGGAGGCGGTGGCCGGATTCATCACCGCCCTGAGGGAAGAGACGGACTTGCTTCGTATCATGAGTCCGGTAAAATCCTACAGCGAGTATACCTATGTGCATGCCTCTAATGTCTCGGTGCTGACACTCTTTCAGGCTGACGCCCTCGGCGTAAAGGGGGAGAGCCTCTATGACATAGGACTTGCCGGTCTTCTCCATGACGCCGGGAAGATGCTGGTTCCGAAGGAGATACTCGACAAGCAGGGAAAACTGAGCGAGGCCGAATGGGACGAGATGAAGAAGCACCCTGTCCATGGAGCGATGTATCTCTCCACCCTTCCGGATGTCCCGAAGCTGGCGGTCATAGCCGCCTTCGAACATCATATGAAGTTTAACGGAAGCGGCTATCCCGATACGAAGGGGCGCGGGAAGAAACAGCACATCCTGAGCCAGATGGTCGCGATATCAGACTTCTTCGACGCCCTGAGAACCGTAAGACCTTACCGGAAGCCGCTTGAAGTGTCCGTCATTGTAGGCCTTCTCAAGGAGGGAACCGGGAGAGATTTTAACCCGTTCCTCATCGAGAATTTCCTCGTTGCTCTCAAGCGGATAAAGGTCATTTAACGCCATCCCGCCCTGCCGTACCGAAAGAATTCCGTGCGCCACTTGCAAGTGCATCCTTTTTGTGATAAGTAGTAGGTAACGAAGAAAGGAGGATGCCATGGTACGGCAAAGATTTACCCGGCGGGATTTCTTACGGTCTGCGGGGGCCCTGACCGCATTGGCGGCTGTAGGAGAGATTCCTGCCGCGCTCTTTGCGGAAGAAAGGCTTGTGAAGTTCCCGGAGAAGACCGGCCTCATACTCCTCACGGCCAGGCCGCCCCAGCTCGAAACACCGCTTTCGTATTTCAGGGAACCCATCACGCCGAACGATGCGCTCTTTGTCCGATGGCACATCGCCAATGTTCCGACGTCCGTGAATCTGGACGAATGGAGGCTCAAGGTGGGAGGCAATACGGAAAAGGAACTCAGCCTCTCGATGGACGACCTGAAGAGGTTCGAGAGAGTAATGTATACGGCTGTCCTCCAGTGCTCCGGGAACAGCAGGAGTTTCTTTGATCCGAGGGTGGCCGGCGGACAGTGGAAGAACGGCGCGATGGGGAATGTCACCGTGACCGGGGCCCGCCTGAAAGATATTCTCAATGCGGCAGGGATCAAGGCTGGTTCAGTCGACGCCTCTTTTAACGGGCTTGATACTCCGCCCCTTCCGTCAGTCCCGGATTTCGTGAAGAGCCTCCCCCTCGATAAGGCGCTCGAGGACGACATCATCGTCGCCTATGAGATGAACGGGGCGTATATGCCGCTCTTGAACGGTTTTCCGGCGAGACTCATCGTGCCGGGATGGTATGCAACATACTGGGTAAAGGCCCTGACCGATATAACGGTCTTACCGAAGGCATTTGAGGGCTTCTGGATGAAGAGTGCATACCGGATCCCCGATAACCCCTGCGGGTGCGTCCCTCCCGGTTCAACGCCGAAAAAGACGATCCCGATCAACAGGATGACCACAAGATCATTTATCATCGATCCTGCTGAAGACGCGCGGATACCTCTGAAAAAAAGGGTCGAGATAACAGGGGTAGCATTCTCCGGCGGCTACGGCATACGCGACGTAATCGTCTCGGTAGACGGCGGGAGGACATGGAAAGAGGCGGAACTCGGCAAAGATATGGGCAGATATGCGTGGATCCAGTGGAAGCATCCCTGGAGGCCTGATAAGCCGGGTAAGTATTCCCTCATGGCTCGGGCGACGAACAGTATGGGCGAGTCTCAGCCCTTTGAGGGTATCTGGAATCCGGCCGGGTATCTGTTGAATACGATAGAGAAGACAGACGTTGTGGTCAGATAGGAGGAGCGATGAAGGGAATTCTTTTCTTGACGGGTGCGTTGTTTCTGTTCTCGGGGCTTGTCTCTGCGGCATCCCAGGGGACGACACATACGATCGACCTTCCGTCGGTCAGCACCGAGTTGAAGGCGGGTGAGGGAAAGGACAAGACAGCATCGTTCTGCTCCATCTGCCACAGCCTCGATTACATCACGATGCAGCCGAAGTTCCCGAGGGCTCAATGGACCGCGACGGTGAACAAGATGATAAAGGTCATGGGCGCGCCGATTCCCGAGGATGACGCCAGGACGATAATTCAGTATCTGACCGTGCAATACGGCAGGGAAAATTAGCAATAAGGAGGGCACAAAGGTGAAGAAGGTCATAACGACACTTGTGGTCGCGGCAGTCTCTATCTTCGTCACGGCGGTTTTCGCGAAAGAGGAGGCAAAGGCCAAGGCAGGGGAGGAACTATTCAAGAAACACTGCGTTGCCTGTCATCCTGACGGGGGCAACATCATCAATCCCCAGAAAACGCTTCACAAAAAGGACCTCGATGCGAACAATATCAAAAGACCGGCAGATATCATCAACAAGATGAGAAACCCCGGTCCTGGCATGACGAAATTTGACGAAGCAACGATCTCCGATAAGGAGGCGAGGGAGATCGCTGCGTATGTCATGAAGGCGTTCAAGTAATCCGATCCGGATCTGACCTGAGGCTACTTCTGCGAATATCCGGATATCTGCGCCGGCAATCTTGTGCACTGAAAGGAGTAACGTGGTGACTTTCATAACGATGCGGTCGCGTCGTCTTCTGAAGAAGAGCATCCTCTTCCTTCTCGTCCTCTCTTTTGTTCGTGTGGCGTCGGCGGCAGCGGGAGACGGGGA
Above is a window of Thermodesulfovibrionales bacterium DNA encoding:
- a CDS encoding HEAT repeat domain-containing protein, with protein sequence MKEGREERQEKLPIDAKLLSEAVMELNISRRSVSIYPREHPLTRGAIERAFQLLQRLFEIRGSITLGIVKDTLVIDEYILERKNPVFREFAHNLSSRGIVAITFTSGVSMEELLLLHELITMQDSLPAQDMIELAGQRGLTHISLSPLDMSRLRFVEDRMREGGSETDLYEDYVYALLEGKLADGDAEEVVLNVPPGNIATFLNNRLDEETSGETYERVITTYLKGKGEQKSRGELFARFVSLIEDLTPELKQQFLRRAVSTGVMDSGEIDRLLEKLTLDDLERMMNFFKGHPTLIPESLRNLIDKLGAAKKEGGFFDTVSSQRTVVDDIEIDGTFKRFFAEDQFQNFVSDEYRTELERMLEHSGGRRSAADDELTRVCSDEVIEKEVAEVMLELLDADTLSREVCLIILTKLSGLVDDFLETGRFQEICDIHNSLYSHAITGRFKEETSGMVDYFFRSENFIAKLMDAFKTWGRHNREGVFRLSNVLKHYVMSPLFDALSEETEAAVRKFLLEILVRLRVGVVPEAARRLGDDRWYVVRNMLYLIRECEGSKYVSFVRPFAKHGDRRVCMEALKSLLAFNSPDAVAYLKFYLRSNNQGLRDQAIALAGSYRTKEVIPYLIDLLERKDLLGREMYNKIPVIRALGQIGSPAALEPLRKLYCSKTLIYRGLIEEIREEIFRSLSSYPPHALKGLLELGLRSKNREIRTISERLLRGHGKEDGKNN
- a CDS encoding c-type cytochrome; protein product: MKKVITTLVVAAVSIFVTAVFAKEEAKAKAGEELFKKHCVACHPDGGNIINPQKTLHKKDLDANNIKRPADIINKMRNPGPGMTKFDEATISDKEAREIAAYVMKAFK
- a CDS encoding molybdopterin-dependent oxidoreductase, whose translation is MVRQRFTRRDFLRSAGALTALAAVGEIPAALFAEERLVKFPEKTGLILLTARPPQLETPLSYFREPITPNDALFVRWHIANVPTSVNLDEWRLKVGGNTEKELSLSMDDLKRFERVMYTAVLQCSGNSRSFFDPRVAGGQWKNGAMGNVTVTGARLKDILNAAGIKAGSVDASFNGLDTPPLPSVPDFVKSLPLDKALEDDIIVAYEMNGAYMPLLNGFPARLIVPGWYATYWVKALTDITVLPKAFEGFWMKSAYRIPDNPCGCVPPGSTPKKTIPINRMTTRSFIIDPAEDARIPLKKRVEITGVAFSGGYGIRDVIVSVDGGRTWKEAELGKDMGRYAWIQWKHPWRPDKPGKYSLMARATNSMGESQPFEGIWNPAGYLLNTIEKTDVVVR
- a CDS encoding HD domain-containing phosphohydrolase — protein: MEKTTELISHVMTALSNSALYSGEHPVVDEFTGKAMSLLDTLYRDDSLSITLLGNRLVMNDAPLNEKSTHLENFIKRLRRKGLERIIIRKGVDQGELKTFISRMASEGDVTSTPHLSVGIVEVKFRDERGDTRGLIENNIAKVKETYQGISKFKSLEMVGLEEAVAGFITALREETDLLRIMSPVKSYSEYTYVHASNVSVLTLFQADALGVKGESLYDIGLAGLLHDAGKMLVPKEILDKQGKLSEAEWDEMKKHPVHGAMYLSTLPDVPKLAVIAAFEHHMKFNGSGYPDTKGRGKKQHILSQMVAISDFFDALRTVRPYRKPLEVSVIVGLLKEGTGRDFNPFLIENFLVALKRIKVI
- a CDS encoding multiheme c-type cytochrome is translated as MNRVFLSIFFLAVMGASFGLAFAEESCLSCHEEKTPGIVRYWKESIHFKKEVGCTDCHGNDAEANHRREVIVDAARCGACHKRAFSEHSLSKHGIGAKSGRGCTRNIGKSSVTDESCIFCHTTGSTKPLATAQCGMFLSQSPEMQRQGCDSCHRVESRCDTCHTKHGTDLTLARKPETCGTCHMGPDHAQLEMWESSSHGVIYRQGGERSAPSCATCHMNGGSHNVSRGITVGLSEEAAEIKKRERDFMLSVCSGCHTATLARRSLDDADKVELQSWALVEEARNIVTELNNEGLLVPSPSERPPHPLFGKDFVIGHQMLYENLSLVESLYFKMKQFSYMSAYKGAFHQNPDYAHWYGNAPLKLALSEIKSEASLLRQMNTLKKRIENLTGEAEPREGEAREIERSLRELREKRLRGEISEKEYRELKESVLKEKGL